A DNA window from Nitrospira sp. contains the following coding sequences:
- a CDS encoding Orotate phosphoribosyltransferase (Modular protein) (MaGe:77307971) → MKKAVMLAVVGIFMAMQGGLAMAANPDTGPGCGLGKLAWQNYPNQKTIGVQTMEATTNGSFGTQTFGISSGTSGCTNDGKFWTQEKVNVFAALNFDNLAQDMAQGQGEHLASLATLMGIPAAQQPAFFAMTQEKYASLMAAGETSPVALVKALNDAVATHPMLAQVSAK, encoded by the coding sequence ATGAAAAAAGCAGTGATGCTCGCAGTCGTTGGAATATTCATGGCCATGCAAGGCGGCCTCGCTATGGCGGCGAATCCGGACACCGGACCGGGCTGCGGTTTGGGCAAGCTTGCCTGGCAGAACTATCCGAATCAGAAGACCATCGGCGTACAGACGATGGAAGCAACCACGAACGGGTCATTTGGCACGCAGACGTTTGGGATCAGCAGTGGAACATCGGGTTGCACCAATGACGGCAAGTTCTGGACGCAGGAGAAGGTCAATGTCTTCGCGGCGCTGAATTTTGACAATCTGGCGCAGGATATGGCTCAGGGGCAGGGTGAACACCTGGCCTCCTTGGCAACATTGATGGGGATTCCGGCGGCGCAGCAGCCGGCGTTCTTTGCGATGACCCAAGAAAAATACGCCTCGCTCATGGCGGCCGGGGAGACTTCCCCTGTTGCACTCGTGAAGGCGCTGAACGACGCGGTAGCCACGCATCCGATGCTGGCTCAAGTGTCAGCCAAGTAA
- a CDS encoding hypothetical protein (Evidence 4 : Unknown function but conserved in other organisms; MaGe:77307972) has protein sequence MFVGFWLQRLGPHGVLRVLPVFLLLIFFFGLAPPPGFSGPLGEPSYLNELVSRATILRLADEREWQVLLHYRRTWLGGVESMQDDPGFFMDPQGKTDPQAELAATLRQFFSDDLVGRSKQPAQCAFVARYHWLQERLQFDGARLPQLPCERFRQWFDEFNAEAISLIFPTGFMNNPSSMFGHTFLRVDGKDQTPQTRILAYTINYAAQLPPGAGIEYAYKGLVGSYPGYFSTIPYYLKVQEYRDIDNRDIWEYRLNLTEPQVARLLMHTWELGNAYFDYYFFGENCAYHILSLIEAAEPSVHLLDAFPAYTIPVDTVRRLRESGLVGDVIPRSSRSTLVRRKRAAMTGDEREWLDRLIRNPSGLKEDGFQALQLDRQAFVLETASDYLLQHSAGAGEEGAPYRERNRSILRARSELKVTPPELPIQPYVKQPDLGHGTSRLGVGVGWRNQRAFEEVNLRAAYHDLLDPEPGFTPDAQIEALSIGIRHYHDQSQARIERFGLINITSLSPIDALSQAPSWKVNIGMNTIRHRGCQLCSNGVASGGIGGAFESQLLKREVYFAFAEAEANYSKAYDERHRVGGGGTMGMLADLTDDWKLMLSGSYLRYALGDKSEDIRWFVGSRYTLSQNWAVRIEYNHRDRDNDVVFSIHAFF, from the coding sequence GTGTTCGTGGGGTTCTGGTTGCAACGACTGGGACCCCACGGCGTTTTAAGAGTCCTTCCGGTATTTCTCCTTCTTATCTTCTTCTTCGGCCTCGCTCCGCCGCCAGGATTCAGCGGTCCGCTCGGTGAACCGTCCTATTTGAATGAGCTGGTGAGCCGGGCAACAATCCTGCGCCTTGCCGACGAACGGGAGTGGCAGGTACTGCTTCATTATCGGCGCACGTGGCTTGGCGGCGTCGAGAGCATGCAGGACGATCCAGGGTTTTTCATGGACCCACAGGGGAAAACCGATCCGCAGGCAGAATTAGCAGCCACATTACGCCAGTTCTTCTCAGACGATCTTGTCGGCCGTTCCAAACAGCCAGCGCAATGCGCGTTCGTGGCCCGCTATCACTGGTTGCAGGAACGGCTCCAGTTTGATGGCGCGCGCCTACCCCAGCTGCCTTGCGAGCGGTTCAGGCAATGGTTCGATGAGTTCAACGCCGAGGCCATCAGCCTGATTTTCCCGACGGGGTTCATGAACAATCCCTCTTCCATGTTTGGGCATACGTTTCTTCGTGTGGATGGAAAAGATCAGACTCCGCAGACGCGAATCCTGGCCTACACGATCAACTATGCGGCGCAGCTTCCGCCTGGTGCGGGCATCGAGTATGCCTATAAAGGTCTTGTCGGATCCTACCCCGGCTATTTTTCCACAATTCCGTACTACCTCAAGGTGCAGGAGTATCGGGATATCGACAATCGGGATATTTGGGAATATCGATTGAATCTGACCGAGCCGCAGGTGGCCCGCCTTCTGATGCATACCTGGGAATTAGGGAATGCTTATTTCGACTATTATTTCTTCGGCGAAAACTGCGCCTACCACATCCTATCCCTGATAGAGGCCGCTGAGCCGTCGGTCCATCTCCTCGATGCATTTCCTGCCTACACGATTCCGGTCGACACCGTCCGGCGGTTGCGGGAGTCGGGCCTTGTCGGAGATGTGATCCCCAGGTCCTCTCGCAGCACACTCGTCCGCCGAAAGCGCGCGGCGATGACCGGCGATGAGCGAGAGTGGCTCGACCGCTTAATCAGGAACCCCTCAGGGTTGAAAGAGGACGGATTTCAAGCGCTACAACTCGATCGGCAAGCGTTTGTTCTGGAGACCGCGTCTGATTATCTGTTGCAGCACAGCGCGGGGGCAGGGGAGGAGGGGGCTCCGTATCGCGAGAGAAACCGAAGCATCCTCAGAGCCCGAAGCGAATTAAAAGTTACTCCACCAGAGCTACCTATTCAGCCCTACGTCAAGCAGCCGGACCTCGGCCACGGGACCAGCCGGCTTGGTGTGGGTGTGGGATGGCGTAACCAGCGGGCGTTTGAGGAGGTCAACCTGCGTGCGGCCTATCATGACCTTCTGGATCCTGAGCCGGGATTTACTCCGGATGCACAGATTGAGGCCCTGTCGATCGGGATTCGTCACTATCACGACCAGTCGCAGGCCCGCATCGAGCGGTTTGGGCTTATCAACATTACTTCGCTCTCGCCGATCGATGCGCTTTCGCAAGCGCCCTCCTGGAAAGTGAATATCGGCATGAACACAATCCGGCATCGCGGTTGCCAGCTGTGCAGCAACGGGGTTGCCAGTGGCGGCATCGGGGGGGCGTTTGAATCGCAGTTGCTAAAACGCGAGGTGTATTTTGCGTTTGCCGAAGCAGAAGCCAATTACAGCAAGGCCTATGACGAACGGCATCGAGTCGGCGGGGGCGGGACCATGGGGATGCTGGCAGACCTGACCGACGACTGGAAGCTGATGTTGTCGGGGTCCTATCTCCGCTACGCGCTCGGCGACAAGTCGGAAGATATCCGCTGGTTTGTCGGGTCGCGCTATACCCTGAGCCAGAATTGGGCGGTGCGTATCGAATACAACCATCGGGATCGGGATAACGATGTAGTGTTCTCGATTCACGCGTTCTTTTGA
- a CDS encoding Methyltransferase (MaGe:77307973), whose protein sequence is MSSTIEEPQGKLSVARVPMVPVAPHPPLRRYYAENDERQVFLNELFNRTAYQYRNIDKATGFGSGLWYRAKALREAGLKPGMRVLDVACGPGLVSQCARDIVGHSGSVIGLDPSLGMLREAQKGPCRTFVRGIGEQLPFPDRTFDFLSMGYALRHVSDLATAFSEYRRVLKPGGIVLLLDICRPRSPFLLSLSRFYIKTVMGVAFALSTGNRDMKTLMEYWWDTTEYCVPPETILAALDAAGFVDSSLHEIFNGLLRDYRAVKGETHA, encoded by the coding sequence ATGTCTTCCACGATAGAAGAGCCACAGGGTAAGCTGTCCGTTGCCCGCGTGCCGATGGTGCCGGTGGCGCCGCATCCGCCGTTGCGCCGGTACTATGCTGAGAACGATGAACGGCAAGTCTTTTTGAACGAGCTGTTCAATCGCACGGCCTATCAGTATCGCAATATCGACAAAGCGACTGGGTTCGGGTCCGGCCTGTGGTATCGGGCCAAGGCGCTCCGTGAAGCCGGGCTCAAGCCCGGCATGCGGGTGCTGGATGTCGCCTGCGGACCAGGGCTCGTCTCGCAATGCGCGCGCGACATCGTCGGTCATTCCGGTTCGGTGATCGGGCTCGACCCCAGTCTCGGCATGCTGCGCGAAGCGCAAAAGGGGCCTTGCCGGACGTTTGTGCGAGGCATCGGCGAGCAATTGCCGTTTCCCGACCGGACCTTCGATTTTTTGAGCATGGGCTACGCTCTCCGGCATGTCTCCGATCTCGCGACGGCGTTTTCTGAGTATCGCCGGGTGTTAAAGCCCGGCGGGATCGTGTTGCTATTGGACATCTGCCGTCCCCGGTCGCCGTTCCTTTTGTCGCTATCCCGGTTCTATATCAAGACCGTGATGGGTGTTGCCTTCGCCCTATCGACCGGCAACCGCGATATGAAAACGTTGATGGAATACTGGTGGGATACCACAGAATATTGCGTGCCGCCGGAGACGATCCTGGCCGCGCTGGATGCAGCGGGGTTTGTCGATAGCTCGTTGCACGAAATCTTCAATGGGCTCTTGCGAGACTATCGCGCCGTGAAAGGTGAGACGCACGCATGA
- a CDS encoding Acyl carrier protein (MaGe:77307974): MTDSSFSSLERDLAALIVQTLKLKVDPATIDPTQALFGDGLGLDSIDALELSLAISQTYGYQLKSSDPEIKAIFSSLRALSNAIEKNRTK; the protein is encoded by the coding sequence ATGACTGATTCAAGCTTTTCATCATTGGAACGGGATTTAGCCGCACTGATCGTCCAAACCCTGAAGTTGAAGGTCGATCCTGCCACGATCGATCCCACGCAGGCGTTGTTCGGCGATGGGCTTGGCCTCGATTCCATCGATGCGCTGGAGCTCTCGCTGGCCATTTCCCAAACGTACGGCTATCAGCTCAAGTCGAGCGATCCGGAGATCAAGGCGATCTTCTCCTCCCTGCGCGCGCTCTCGAACGCCATCGAGAAGAATCGCACAAAGTGA
- a CDS encoding Acyl-coenzyme A synthetase/AMP-(Fatty) acid ligase (MaGe:77307975) — protein sequence MPDAPLIGPYHPDDVLARETDGPRTARQFLSDVSRLADSLPDRPAVLNLLSSRYEFFVGFAAAMLRGQLTLLPQSRAPQTLRRIAGDYRESYCLTNQGEAIEGIESLVLPRPGRLTGWPQRIPQVPLDRVAAIAFTSGSTGQPMPNKKTWGALTAVACATGARLGLKAGEPVSVVATVPHQHMFGLEASVMLPVMHGLVMHAGRPLFPADIRDALAEVEGTRILVTTPLHLRACVTEGLRVPPVGLILSATAPLSRSLAQEAERHFQTEVHEIFGFAEAGSVAERRTVAGDHWRLLDGVRLVRDQQSQQEPQDQQGQIAWKAQASYLPAPVRVPDRITVDADGRFIVHGREADQVNIAGYRVSLGDLNQKLLDIDGVRDGVFFLPDEGAEFVTRLMACAVAPGKTVEELQQALRTRIDPVFLPRPLLLVPRLPRNETGKLPREALLKLVAQQGQDSGMPHGA from the coding sequence ATGCCAGACGCGCCACTGATCGGCCCCTACCATCCGGACGATGTGCTGGCCAGGGAAACGGACGGCCCGCGCACCGCCCGCCAATTCCTTTCCGATGTCTCGCGCCTGGCCGATTCGCTGCCCGACCGCCCAGCCGTTCTGAATCTATTGTCCAGCCGGTATGAGTTTTTTGTCGGGTTCGCTGCAGCGATGCTGCGGGGGCAGTTGACCTTGCTGCCCCAGAGCCGGGCACCCCAGACGCTGCGCCGGATTGCCGGCGACTATCGCGAGAGTTATTGTTTGACGAATCAGGGTGAGGCGATTGAGGGGATCGAGTCCTTGGTCTTGCCGCGCCCTGGCCGTCTTACCGGATGGCCGCAGCGGATTCCGCAGGTCCCGCTCGACCGGGTTGCGGCGATCGCGTTTACATCGGGCAGCACTGGGCAGCCGATGCCGAACAAGAAAACGTGGGGGGCGCTGACGGCCGTCGCTTGTGCAACGGGAGCCAGATTGGGTCTGAAGGCCGGCGAGCCGGTGTCGGTAGTGGCGACCGTGCCGCATCAGCATATGTTCGGGCTGGAAGCTTCCGTCATGTTGCCCGTCATGCATGGCTTGGTCATGCATGCTGGGCGGCCGCTGTTTCCTGCCGATATTCGCGACGCTTTGGCTGAAGTGGAAGGGACGCGCATTCTTGTGACGACTCCGTTGCACCTCCGGGCCTGTGTGACTGAAGGCTTGCGCGTGCCGCCTGTCGGATTGATTCTTTCCGCGACCGCGCCGCTGTCTCGAAGTCTGGCGCAGGAAGCTGAGCGGCATTTCCAGACCGAGGTGCATGAAATCTTCGGATTTGCCGAAGCGGGCAGCGTGGCGGAACGGCGGACGGTTGCAGGCGATCACTGGCGGTTATTGGATGGCGTGCGCCTCGTGCGGGATCAACAGAGCCAGCAAGAGCCGCAAGACCAGCAGGGTCAGATAGCATGGAAGGCGCAAGCGAGCTATTTGCCAGCGCCGGTTCGTGTGCCGGACCGCATCACGGTCGATGCCGATGGCCGGTTTATCGTGCATGGCCGGGAAGCCGACCAGGTCAATATCGCGGGCTATCGGGTGTCCCTCGGCGATCTGAATCAGAAACTGTTGGACATCGACGGCGTGCGGGACGGGGTCTTTTTCCTGCCCGATGAAGGCGCTGAATTTGTGACTAGGCTGATGGCCTGTGCGGTCGCGCCAGGAAAAACAGTGGAGGAGCTTCAGCAGGCGTTAAGGACGCGCATCGATCCCGTGTTTCTCCCTCGTCCGTTGCTGCTGGTGCCGCGGCTGCCTCGCAACGAGACGGGGAAGTTGCCGCGCGAGGCCTTGTTGAAACTGGTTGCGCAGCAGGGGCAAGACAGTGGGATGCCGCATGGCGCATGA
- a CDS encoding FabA domain-containing protein (MaGe:77307976) has protein sequence MAHERVVSISPDHPALPGHFPGHPVVPGVLVMDEVIETLREQFGRDLVVTGLPSIKLSSPLLPGERLTIGIVPEGVDTVAFTCRVDQRIVAAGSIRYRPPGESRTLAR, from the coding sequence ATGGCGCATGAGCGTGTCGTCTCGATCAGCCCGGATCATCCGGCCCTGCCTGGTCACTTTCCCGGCCATCCGGTCGTACCCGGCGTGCTGGTAATGGACGAAGTCATCGAGACGCTGCGGGAACAATTCGGACGGGATTTGGTCGTTACCGGGCTGCCGTCGATCAAGCTGTCGTCGCCGCTGTTGCCGGGCGAACGGCTGACGATCGGCATCGTACCGGAGGGTGTCGATACCGTTGCGTTTACCTGCCGAGTCGATCAGCGGATCGTGGCTGCTGGGTCGATTCGGTATCGACCTCCCGGAGAGAGCCGGACGCTCGCGCGATGA
- a CDS encoding Acyltransferase (MaGe:77307977), which yields MSLAWKQQQERGSRLAIRLMAWVAQVLGRPLARVLLYPICLYYLVVSRQANGALRRYYQQLQDRPASWPTLFRHYHSFASTLLDRVFFLRGRFDLFDIRMHGLEVLDKALADGRGCLLLGSHLGSFEVVRAVGLSRQQIAVKVLMDEQNAPLIRALIQELNPAVAETVIQVGGVDTMLQVQECLTHGGVVGIMGDRLMTDGQSVRCEFLGGEAAFPSGSIRLAHAVRAPVVLFFGLYRGGNRYDIHLELLSKSIQLSADHRQDDVRRWTQRYADRLAHYSREAPDNWFNFYDFWQASS from the coding sequence ATGAGCCTAGCTTGGAAGCAGCAGCAAGAGCGCGGCAGCCGCCTGGCGATTCGCCTTATGGCCTGGGTGGCGCAGGTGTTGGGGAGACCGCTGGCCCGGGTGTTGCTCTATCCGATTTGCCTCTACTACCTCGTTGTCTCGCGGCAGGCGAACGGCGCGCTGCGCCGGTATTATCAACAGCTCCAGGACCGGCCCGCTAGCTGGCCGACGCTGTTCCGTCATTATCACTCATTTGCCTCGACCCTTCTGGACCGGGTGTTTTTTCTGCGGGGCCGGTTCGATCTGTTCGATATCCGCATGCATGGGCTTGAGGTGCTCGATAAGGCCTTGGCGGATGGTCGTGGCTGTCTTCTCTTGGGCTCGCATCTTGGCAGCTTCGAAGTTGTGCGAGCGGTCGGACTCTCGCGTCAACAGATTGCCGTGAAGGTATTGATGGACGAGCAGAATGCGCCGCTGATTCGCGCGCTCATTCAGGAGCTCAATCCTGCCGTTGCCGAGACGGTCATTCAAGTCGGTGGGGTGGATACGATGCTGCAAGTTCAGGAATGTTTGACTCATGGCGGAGTCGTCGGGATTATGGGTGACCGGCTGATGACGGACGGTCAATCGGTGCGCTGCGAGTTCCTTGGTGGCGAGGCGGCCTTTCCGAGCGGATCGATCAGGCTGGCGCATGCCGTGCGCGCGCCGGTGGTCCTTTTTTTCGGGCTCTACCGGGGAGGCAACCGGTACGATATCCATTTAGAATTATTGAGCAAGTCCATTCAATTGTCCGCTGACCACCGGCAGGACGATGTGCGGCGATGGACGCAGCGCTATGCGGACCGGCTGGCCCATTACAGCCGAGAAGCGCCGGACAACTGGTTCAACTTCTATGATTTTTGGCAGGCCTCTTCGTAA
- a CDS encoding conserved exported protein of unknown function (Evidence 4 : Unknown function but conserved in other organisms; MaGe:77307978): MIFGRPLRKALTGVLFVLLLDSATLAAVDMPSAPWTVEALVALLKEQREPSMAFEEATYSSLLTEPLKVRGQLRFTPPATMEKAITDPFRERYVIEGERVLFESERKKIKRTISLEDYPALRSFVAAFRASFTGDAAQLQKVYETTLDGTRRQWTLLLRPREKTGQSMVDYILFTGSEGRVATIAIRSPDGDRSVMTLLPGASPGAVR; the protein is encoded by the coding sequence ATGATTTTTGGCAGGCCTCTTCGTAAAGCCCTCACCGGCGTCTTGTTTGTGCTTCTGCTCGACAGCGCCACCCTGGCAGCGGTTGATATGCCTTCCGCGCCTTGGACGGTCGAAGCGCTGGTGGCGCTGCTGAAGGAGCAGCGTGAGCCCTCCATGGCCTTTGAAGAAGCCACCTATTCCTCTCTCTTGACCGAGCCATTGAAAGTGCGGGGCCAGTTGCGGTTCACGCCGCCGGCGACGATGGAGAAAGCCATCACCGATCCCTTTCGCGAGCGCTATGTGATCGAAGGGGAGCGGGTGTTATTTGAAAGCGAGCGGAAAAAGATCAAGCGGACGATCTCGCTCGAAGACTATCCCGCGCTCCGCAGTTTCGTCGCGGCGTTCCGTGCCAGTTTTACCGGCGACGCCGCGCAGCTTCAGAAGGTCTACGAGACGACGCTGGATGGCACTCGCCGTCAGTGGACGCTCTTGTTGCGTCCTCGCGAAAAGACGGGACAGTCGATGGTGGACTACATTCTGTTCACCGGCTCGGAAGGCCGCGTTGCCACGATTGCCATTCGCTCGCCGGACGGCGATCGGTCGGTGATGACGCTATTGCCCGGCGCTTCGCCTGGAGCGGTGCGATGA